A single Micromonospora luteifusca DNA region contains:
- a CDS encoding YbaK/EbsC family protein: MGTLKTEPARARLDLLAPPVAEAITQWPADAPVDVNDVLVAPIDAELADTAAFCAAYEVGLDVSANCVVVAGKREGVVRYAACIVLATTRADVNGVARRALDVRKASFAPMTDAVELTGMEYGGITPIGLPAQWPILVDARVIATPHVIIGSGVRHSKIALPGPALGALPGAQVVEGLARPA, translated from the coding sequence ATGGGAACGCTGAAGACCGAACCGGCCCGCGCTCGCCTCGACCTGCTCGCCCCGCCGGTGGCGGAAGCCATCACGCAGTGGCCCGCCGATGCGCCGGTGGACGTCAACGATGTGCTGGTTGCGCCGATCGACGCCGAGCTCGCCGACACCGCGGCGTTCTGCGCGGCGTACGAGGTGGGGTTGGACGTGTCGGCCAACTGTGTCGTGGTGGCCGGCAAGCGTGAGGGTGTGGTCCGCTACGCGGCCTGCATCGTCCTGGCCACCACCCGGGCCGACGTGAACGGGGTGGCCCGCCGGGCGCTGGACGTTCGCAAGGCGAGCTTCGCCCCGATGACCGATGCGGTCGAGTTGACCGGCATGGAGTACGGCGGCATCACCCCGATCGGGCTGCCGGCGCAGTGGCCGATCCTGGTGGACGCTCGGGTCATCGCCACACCGCACGTGATCATCGGGTCCGGCGTGCGGCACAGCAAGATCGCGTTGCCGGGGCCGGCGCTGGGCGCACTGCCTGGCGCGCAGGTGGTGGAAGGCCTGGCCAGGCCGGCGTGA
- a CDS encoding DsbA family oxidoreductase produces the protein MEIEIYADVICPWCYIGKRRLDAALATYPGEVTVRYRPFQLDPSPVPEPLPLVEALAAKFGGPERARQMVDHVTQVAASDGLQLDYGRAVIANTFDAHRLVSYASDHGRAAEMVEALYQAHFTQGVDVGSREALATIAGEIGLDAADARRFLDSDERSADVAAQLATARDLGISSVPTFILAGKYAVSGAQDTQTLLAALTEVEQREAAAHSH, from the coding sequence ATGGAGATCGAGATCTACGCGGACGTCATCTGCCCGTGGTGCTACATCGGTAAGCGCCGCCTGGATGCGGCCCTCGCCACCTATCCGGGCGAGGTGACGGTCCGCTACCGGCCGTTCCAGCTCGACCCCTCGCCGGTGCCCGAGCCCCTCCCACTGGTGGAGGCGCTGGCCGCGAAGTTCGGCGGCCCCGAGCGCGCCCGGCAGATGGTCGACCACGTGACCCAGGTCGCGGCGAGTGACGGCCTGCAGTTGGACTACGGCCGCGCGGTGATCGCCAACACCTTCGACGCGCACCGGCTGGTCTCCTACGCCAGCGACCACGGGCGGGCCGCCGAGATGGTGGAGGCGCTCTACCAGGCGCACTTCACCCAGGGCGTCGACGTGGGCTCCCGGGAAGCTCTGGCCACCATCGCCGGCGAGATCGGCCTGGACGCGGCCGACGCGCGCCGATTCCTCGATTCCGACGAACGCTCGGCCGACGTCGCCGCCCAGTTGGCCACCGCGCGAGACCTGGGCATCAGCAGCGTGCCGACCTTCATCCTGGCCGGGAAGTACGCGGTCTCCGGTGCTCAGGACACGCAGACGCTGCTTGCCGCGCTCACCGAGGTCGAGCAGCGCGAGGCGGCAGCACACTCACACTGA
- a CDS encoding SufE family protein codes for MADMPARLAEIVDEFAAAPRDLVLEMLLEYADVIPALPEGTVEREGMEQVPECQTSFFLRAKVTPEGTVATIFDCPPEAPTTRAFAGILAEGLALASPEEVLAVPDDLYQRMGLAQAISPLRIRGGTAILRRLKRQVREQLG; via the coding sequence ATGGCTGATATGCCGGCCCGACTGGCCGAGATCGTCGACGAGTTCGCTGCCGCGCCGCGCGACCTGGTGTTGGAGATGCTCCTGGAGTACGCCGACGTCATCCCGGCGCTGCCGGAGGGCACCGTCGAACGCGAGGGCATGGAGCAGGTGCCGGAGTGTCAGACGTCGTTCTTCCTGCGCGCCAAGGTGACCCCGGAGGGCACCGTGGCGACGATCTTCGACTGCCCGCCGGAGGCGCCCACCACCCGGGCGTTCGCCGGGATCCTCGCCGAAGGGCTGGCCTTGGCGAGCCCGGAGGAGGTGCTGGCCGTTCCGGACGACCTCTACCAGCGGATGGGTCTGGCGCAGGCGATCAGCCCGCTGCGGATACGCGGTGGCACGGCGATCCTGCGCCGGCTCAAGCGTCAGGTGCGGGAACAACTCGGCTGA
- a CDS encoding CBS domain-containing protein, which yields MTDYRVSDVMTKQVVYLPAETTLDEAARVMKEADIGDVVVTDGASLAGMLTDRDIVVRAVAENRSPAATTIGSIVTREVVMIEQHCTAGEAAALMRDRGIRRVLVCDTDRKLVGIVSLGDLAMQLDPTSALSEISEQSPTV from the coding sequence ATGACCGATTACCGGGTCAGCGACGTGATGACCAAGCAAGTCGTGTATCTGCCGGCGGAGACCACCCTGGACGAGGCGGCCAGGGTGATGAAGGAGGCCGACATCGGTGACGTGGTGGTCACCGACGGCGCCAGCCTCGCCGGCATGCTGACCGATCGGGACATCGTGGTGCGGGCCGTGGCGGAGAACCGTTCCCCTGCGGCCACCACCATCGGCTCGATCGTCACCCGTGAGGTCGTCATGATCGAGCAGCACTGCACGGCGGGTGAGGCGGCGGCGCTGATGCGGGACCGGGGCATCCGGCGGGTGCTGGTCTGTGACACTGATCGCAAGCTGGTCGGCATCGTCTCGCTCGGCGACCTGGCCATGCAGCTCGACCCCACCAGCGCCCTCAGCGAGATCAGCGAGCAGTCGCCCACCGTCTGA
- a CDS encoding proline--tRNA ligase: MLLRMSTLLLRTLREDPADAEVPSHRLLLRAGYIRRAAPGGYTWLPLGKLVLDRITDVVRGELFAIGDQEVHFPALLPADPYRTSGRWAEYGDDIFTLADRRGAEHLLAPTHEEMAALLVKDLFTSYRDFPVTLFQVQTKFRDEARPRAGLLRGREFLMKDAYSFDLDDAGLRDAYARHRAAYRRIFDRLGLDYTVVRAMSGAMGGSASEEFLAATPVGEDTFVGCTSCAYAANTEAVITRAPVAGDPAAQPAAMVHDTPETPTIAGLVELANARRLGGRDGWTAADTLKNVVLSVRQPGADRAEPLVIGLPGDREVDLKRVGAALHPAQVAVFEEWADHPELVRGYIGPQLLDKLGIRYLVDPRVVAGSAWLTGANEPGRHATDVVCGRDFTPDGTIEAADVRAGDPCPDCDAGELTIRRGIEIGHIFQLGRRFTDAFAVDVLGPAGKPVRPTMGCYGIGVSRAVAAIAEQHHDDRGLIWPAAIAPCDVHLVVAGKGPQLDAALELGGRLDAAGLRVLVDDRTHVSAGVKFTDAELIGIPRAVVVGRRLADGYVELRERAGDARTELPLDGLVDRLVHQVREERGNLV, translated from the coding sequence ATGCTGCTGCGCATGTCGACCCTGTTGCTGCGAACCCTGCGCGAGGACCCGGCCGACGCGGAGGTGCCGAGCCACCGGCTCCTCCTGCGCGCCGGTTACATCCGTCGCGCCGCACCGGGCGGCTACACGTGGCTGCCGTTGGGCAAGCTGGTGCTGGACCGGATCACCGACGTGGTGCGTGGCGAGCTGTTCGCCATCGGTGACCAGGAGGTGCACTTTCCGGCGTTGCTGCCCGCCGATCCCTATCGGACGAGCGGCCGCTGGGCGGAGTACGGCGACGACATCTTCACCCTCGCCGACCGGCGTGGTGCCGAGCACCTGTTGGCGCCCACCCACGAGGAAATGGCGGCGCTGCTGGTCAAGGACCTGTTCACCTCGTACCGGGACTTCCCGGTGACGCTGTTCCAGGTGCAGACGAAGTTCCGCGACGAGGCCCGGCCCCGGGCCGGTCTGCTGCGCGGTCGGGAGTTCCTGATGAAGGACGCGTACTCCTTCGACCTGGACGATGCGGGGCTGCGGGACGCGTACGCACGGCATCGGGCGGCGTACCGGCGGATCTTCGACCGGTTGGGCCTGGACTACACGGTGGTGCGGGCGATGTCCGGCGCGATGGGCGGGTCGGCGTCGGAGGAGTTCCTGGCGGCGACGCCGGTCGGCGAGGACACCTTCGTGGGCTGCACCTCCTGCGCCTACGCGGCCAACACCGAGGCGGTGATCACCCGGGCGCCGGTTGCCGGTGACCCGGCCGCGCAGCCGGCCGCCATGGTGCACGACACGCCGGAGACTCCGACGATCGCCGGCCTGGTGGAGCTGGCCAACGCCCGCCGGTTGGGTGGTCGGGACGGCTGGACCGCCGCCGACACCCTGAAGAACGTCGTGCTGTCGGTTCGGCAACCGGGCGCGGACCGGGCTGAGCCTCTGGTGATCGGGCTTCCGGGTGACCGGGAGGTCGACCTCAAGCGGGTCGGTGCCGCCCTGCACCCGGCCCAGGTGGCCGTCTTCGAGGAGTGGGCCGACCATCCCGAGCTGGTACGCGGGTACATCGGACCGCAGCTGCTCGACAAGCTGGGCATCCGTTACCTGGTCGATCCGCGGGTGGTGGCCGGCTCGGCCTGGTTGACCGGGGCGAACGAGCCGGGCCGACACGCGACCGACGTGGTGTGCGGACGGGACTTCACGCCCGACGGCACCATCGAGGCGGCCGACGTACGCGCCGGCGACCCCTGCCCCGACTGCGACGCGGGCGAACTGACGATCCGGCGGGGCATCGAGATCGGGCACATCTTCCAGCTCGGGCGCCGGTTCACCGATGCGTTCGCGGTCGACGTGCTCGGGCCGGCCGGGAAGCCGGTCCGGCCGACCATGGGCTGCTATGGCATCGGGGTCTCCCGGGCGGTCGCGGCGATCGCCGAGCAGCACCACGACGATCGGGGGCTGATCTGGCCGGCGGCGATCGCGCCGTGCGACGTACACCTGGTGGTTGCGGGCAAGGGTCCGCAGCTAGACGCGGCCCTGGAGCTCGGCGGGCGCCTCGACGCCGCCGGCCTGCGGGTGCTGGTCGACGACCGCACGCACGTCTCGGCCGGGGTCAAGTTCACCGACGCCGAGCTGATCGGCATCCCCCGGGCCGTCGTGGTCGGCCGCCGACTCGCCGACGGGTACGTCGAACTGCGTGAGCGGGCCGGCGACGCGCGCACCGAACTACCGCTGGACGGCCTGGTCGACCGACTTGTCCATCAGGTGCGCGAGGAACGTGGAAACCTGGTGTAG
- a CDS encoding SGNH/GDSL hydrolase family protein yields the protein MGWRSFVAVGDSFTEGMDDAYPDGTYRGWADLVATRLAAEAGPEFRYANLAIRGRLFPGVVAEQVPAAVAMKPDLISFAAGGNDVLRRTFDPDALVARFDEVVRQLRSGGADVLLFRFADVMARLPGQRLVAPRVQLLNQAVGETAERHGAIMVDLYADDTFLNPMLWSTDRLHLSAAGHRRVAGQVLNALGVGCDEEWLMVPPHPAPSPWLAARAADVRWAGQHLAPWVKRRLTGRSSGDTVTAKRPLLGPIVD from the coding sequence GTGGGCTGGCGCAGTTTTGTCGCGGTCGGGGACAGTTTCACCGAGGGCATGGACGACGCGTACCCGGACGGCACCTACCGGGGTTGGGCGGACCTGGTGGCGACCCGGCTCGCCGCCGAGGCGGGCCCTGAGTTCCGGTACGCGAACCTGGCCATCCGGGGCCGGCTCTTCCCCGGGGTGGTCGCCGAGCAGGTGCCGGCGGCGGTGGCGATGAAGCCCGACCTGATCAGCTTCGCGGCCGGCGGCAACGACGTGCTGCGCCGCACCTTTGACCCGGACGCGCTGGTTGCCCGCTTCGACGAGGTGGTCCGGCAGCTCCGCTCGGGCGGTGCGGACGTGCTGCTCTTCCGGTTCGCCGACGTGATGGCCCGACTGCCCGGCCAGCGCCTCGTCGCCCCTCGGGTGCAGTTGCTCAACCAGGCGGTCGGCGAGACCGCGGAGCGGCACGGCGCGATCATGGTCGACCTGTACGCAGACGACACGTTCCTCAACCCGATGCTCTGGAGCACCGATCGGTTGCATCTGTCCGCGGCCGGCCACCGACGGGTTGCGGGGCAGGTGTTGAACGCCCTCGGGGTCGGGTGCGACGAGGAGTGGCTGATGGTCCCGCCGCACCCGGCGCCGTCGCCGTGGTTGGCCGCGCGTGCCGCCGACGTGCGCTGGGCCGGTCAGCACCTCGCCCCCTGGGTGAAGCGGCGGCTGACCGGTCGGTCGTCCGGTGACACGGTGACGGCGAAGCGTCCGCTGCTCGGGCCGATCGTCGACTGA
- a CDS encoding imidazolonepropionase-like domain-containing protein, with amino-acid sequence MLTLHTAPLLRRTPGGEPVPEHAVLVGGDRIQAVGPLAELVEAYAGVRVRRWPGTLGPGLLHDGPLPAAPTPRERVHALLRNGVTAVLVEHLAEPALRAAADRGDLLALSAAVPPTLLVGGRADLAVHGVDGACLVTVVAGRIAHRRA; translated from the coding sequence GTGCTCACCCTGCACACGGCGCCACTGCTGCGGCGCACCCCTGGCGGCGAGCCGGTGCCGGAGCACGCCGTGCTGGTCGGCGGCGACCGGATCCAGGCTGTCGGCCCGCTGGCCGAGTTGGTTGAGGCGTACGCGGGCGTCCGGGTGCGCCGCTGGCCCGGCACGCTGGGGCCGGGTCTGCTGCACGACGGGCCGCTGCCGGCAGCGCCCACCCCGCGCGAGCGGGTGCACGCGCTGCTGCGCAACGGGGTGACGGCGGTGTTGGTGGAGCACCTGGCCGAGCCGGCGCTGCGGGCTGCCGCCGACAGGGGTGACCTGCTGGCGCTGTCCGCCGCCGTGCCGCCGACGTTGCTCGTGGGTGGACGTGCCGACCTCGCGGTTCACGGAGTCGACGGCGCGTGTCTGGTGACGGTGGTCGCCGGCCGGATCGCCCACCGCCGCGCCTGA
- a CDS encoding sulfurtransferase produces MSVPNDPDPRLQSYADPQRLVTTEWLAEHLGDEGLVVVESDEDVLLYESGHIPGAVKVDWHLELNDQVTRDYLDAKSFAELCAAKGIGRGDTVVFYGDNFNWWAAYALWVFSLFGHADVRLLDGGRQKWIAEGREVTRDKPARPRADYPVPQRDDAPLRAYREQVMAHIAAGRPLVDVRSPSEYTGETLHMPDYPQEGALRGGHIPGAVSKPWKSAANEDGTFKAFDELRAIYADQLGLSPDDDVIAYCRIGERSSHTWFVLRYLLGYPQVRNYDGSWTEWGNLVRAPVVKGDQPGGLAA; encoded by the coding sequence ATGTCTGTGCCGAACGATCCTGATCCCCGCCTTCAGTCGTACGCGGACCCGCAACGGCTGGTCACCACCGAGTGGCTGGCCGAGCACCTGGGCGACGAGGGCCTCGTCGTCGTCGAGTCCGACGAGGACGTGTTGCTCTACGAATCCGGTCACATCCCCGGTGCCGTCAAGGTCGACTGGCACCTGGAGCTGAACGACCAGGTGACCCGGGACTACCTGGACGCGAAGAGCTTCGCCGAGTTGTGCGCTGCGAAGGGCATCGGTCGCGGCGACACGGTCGTCTTCTACGGCGACAACTTCAACTGGTGGGCCGCGTACGCCCTCTGGGTGTTCTCGCTCTTCGGCCACGCCGACGTGCGACTGCTCGACGGTGGTCGGCAGAAGTGGATCGCCGAGGGCCGCGAGGTGACCCGCGACAAGCCTGCTCGCCCCCGCGCCGACTACCCGGTGCCGCAGCGGGACGACGCGCCGCTTCGCGCCTACCGTGAGCAGGTCATGGCGCACATCGCCGCCGGCCGGCCGTTGGTCGACGTTAGGTCGCCGAGTGAGTACACCGGCGAGACGCTGCACATGCCGGACTACCCGCAGGAGGGCGCGCTGCGTGGCGGGCACATCCCGGGTGCGGTCAGCAAGCCGTGGAAGTCCGCCGCCAACGAGGACGGCACGTTCAAGGCGTTCGACGAGCTGCGGGCGATCTACGCCGACCAGCTCGGGCTCAGCCCGGACGACGACGTGATCGCGTACTGCCGGATCGGTGAGCGGTCCAGTCACACCTGGTTCGTGTTGCGGTACCTGCTGGGCTACCCGCAGGTGCGCAACTACGACGGCTCGTGGACCGAGTGGGGCAACCTGGTCCGGGCCCCCGTCGTCAAGGGTGACCAGCCCGGCGGCCTCGCCGCCTGA
- a CDS encoding SigE family RNA polymerase sigma factor → MAPTGNDGRDGYLAFVESHQHRLLRAAYLICGNRHQAEDLLQDALLKLALRWTSVRDGDPSAYVRAILYRDAVSWWRRRRREWLSAAPPEQVVHDRDGALRLTLHDALGLLPPRQRAVLVLRYYEDLTEVATAEALGVTVGTVKSQCHAALRRLREVAPDLTRDARPGQGSADLATGVEVNP, encoded by the coding sequence ATGGCACCGACGGGGAACGACGGCCGCGACGGCTACCTCGCCTTCGTGGAAAGCCACCAACACCGGCTGCTCCGCGCGGCCTACCTGATCTGCGGCAATCGGCACCAGGCCGAGGATCTTCTCCAGGACGCCCTGCTCAAGCTGGCGCTGCGCTGGACGTCGGTCCGGGACGGCGACCCCTCCGCGTACGTGCGGGCCATCCTCTACCGGGACGCGGTGTCGTGGTGGCGTCGCCGCCGACGGGAATGGCTCAGCGCCGCACCGCCGGAGCAGGTGGTCCACGACCGGGACGGCGCGTTGCGGCTGACACTGCACGACGCCTTGGGTCTGCTGCCGCCCCGGCAGCGGGCAGTGCTGGTGCTGCGCTACTACGAGGACCTGACCGAGGTCGCCACCGCCGAGGCGCTCGGGGTGACCGTCGGCACCGTGAAGAGCCAGTGTCATGCCGCGCTGCGCCGACTCCGTGAGGTGGCGCCGGATCTCACCCGCGACGCCCGACCGGGCCAGGGCTCGGCCGATCTGGCCACCGGCGTGGAGGTGAACCCGTGA
- a CDS encoding TetR/AcrR family transcriptional regulator, which produces MTASAQPTHPRRSDATRAAILRAARERFAADGYERATIRAIAADAQIDPSMVMRYYGSKEGLFAAAAEFDLRLPDLNAVPPAHLGAVLIRHFLARWEGDETLVALLRAASTNPGAAERMRGIFADQLTAAVAVFGTDPAMTARRAGLVASQILGLAFTRYIVRLPPMVDTPPEELVSWIAPTLQRYLTGMPAS; this is translated from the coding sequence ATGACAGCGTCCGCCCAGCCGACCCATCCGCGCCGCTCCGACGCCACCCGGGCGGCGATCCTGCGAGCTGCCCGGGAACGGTTCGCGGCGGACGGATACGAGCGCGCCACGATCCGGGCCATCGCCGCCGACGCCCAGATCGACCCGTCGATGGTCATGCGCTACTACGGCAGCAAGGAGGGGCTCTTCGCCGCAGCCGCCGAATTCGACCTACGACTGCCCGATCTGAACGCGGTGCCGCCCGCTCACCTCGGCGCGGTGCTGATCCGGCATTTCCTCGCCCGATGGGAGGGCGACGAGACGCTCGTGGCGCTGCTTCGCGCCGCCAGCACCAATCCGGGCGCGGCCGAACGCATGCGCGGCATCTTCGCCGACCAGCTCACCGCAGCGGTGGCCGTGTTCGGCACCGATCCGGCGATGACCGCCCGACGTGCCGGCCTGGTGGCCAGCCAGATCCTCGGCCTCGCCTTCACCCGGTACATCGTCCGCCTGCCACCCATGGTGGACACGCCACCCGAGGAACTGGTCTCCTGGATCGCACCGACCCTCCAGCGCTACCTCACCGGGATGCCGGCGAGCTGA
- a CDS encoding FAD-dependent oxidoreductase gives MLPTSTDVLVVGAGPTGLATALTLARRGVEVTVLDQLAEPPTTSRAAVVHAYTLEVLDRIGAAAPLVAQGVRSPRFTVRDRDRMLLSVPFHELPSRFPYALLVSQSVTEAVLTERLADLGVRVRRPCRLTGLDLTADGVLAQVDGEALRARYVVGADGLHSTVRQAAGIEFNGLSDAESFVLADVRVDSALPREEVALFLARSGPLVWAPLPDGVVRLVAAVETAPAAPDVAYLQALLDERGPTRRPSRVTEVLWGSRFRVHHRLADTFRAGPVLLAGDAGHVHSPAGGQGMNLGICDAVALGTAVADVLHGGPESLLDDYTAQQRPMAEDVLSFAAGLTRLAAVSPARRPARDVLFRLLGALPPARRKVALRLSGLSHRERTPGYR, from the coding sequence ATGCTGCCCACGAGCACCGACGTCCTGGTGGTGGGCGCCGGCCCCACCGGTCTCGCCACCGCGCTGACGCTGGCCCGGCGCGGGGTCGAGGTGACGGTGCTGGACCAGCTGGCCGAGCCGCCGACGACCTCCCGTGCGGCGGTCGTGCACGCGTACACCCTGGAGGTGCTGGACCGGATCGGCGCCGCGGCGCCGCTGGTCGCCCAGGGGGTGCGGTCGCCGCGCTTCACCGTCCGCGACCGGGACCGGATGTTGCTGTCGGTGCCGTTCCACGAGCTGCCGTCCCGCTTCCCCTACGCGCTGCTGGTCTCCCAGTCGGTCACCGAGGCGGTGCTCACCGAGCGGTTGGCCGACCTCGGCGTCCGGGTGCGGCGGCCGTGCCGGCTGACCGGGCTGGATCTGACCGCTGACGGGGTGCTCGCGCAGGTCGACGGGGAGGCGTTGCGCGCCCGCTACGTGGTCGGTGCCGACGGCTTGCACAGCACCGTGCGGCAGGCGGCCGGCATCGAGTTCAACGGACTCAGCGACGCGGAGTCCTTCGTGCTCGCCGACGTGCGGGTGGACAGCGCCCTACCCCGTGAGGAGGTGGCGCTCTTCCTTGCCCGCTCCGGGCCACTGGTCTGGGCGCCGCTCCCCGACGGAGTGGTCCGGCTGGTAGCCGCCGTGGAGACAGCCCCGGCCGCACCGGACGTGGCCTACCTCCAGGCGCTGCTCGACGAGCGCGGCCCGACGCGACGGCCCAGCCGGGTGACCGAGGTGCTCTGGGGCTCCCGGTTCCGGGTGCACCACCGGCTCGCCGACACCTTCCGAGCCGGGCCGGTCCTGCTGGCCGGGGATGCCGGGCACGTGCACAGCCCGGCCGGCGGGCAGGGCATGAACCTCGGCATCTGCGACGCGGTTGCCCTCGGCACCGCGGTGGCGGACGTGCTCCACGGGGGTCCGGAATCGCTGCTCGACGACTACACCGCCCAGCAGCGGCCGATGGCCGAGGACGTGCTGAGCTTCGCCGCCGGGCTGACCCGGCTGGCCGCCGTGTCCCCGGCCCGCCGCCCGGCCCGGGACGTGCTGTTCCGGCTGCTCGGCGCACTGCCGCCAGCCCGCCGGAAGGTCGCGCTGCGCCTGTCCGGGCTGTCCCATCGGGAACGGACACCGGGCTACCGCTAG
- a CDS encoding MFS transporter, giving the protein MTSSPLGRDFRLLWSAAVSSRFGDALRTPALALLAAAVTRDPRIIAAITVAGQLPPLLFGLLGGVYADRWDRRRTMALVDGVRAIVVAALAVTVALDRISVAVLLVAAFLLAALGTLFDSASFALLPALVLPDALPRANGRLQAGAAVAGGFLGAPAAGVLFAVAPALPFAVDALTFAAAALLVLALAPVPSAHPRPAVRRGSVWSEIVEGLRWLRAHRVLWRVTLLAAASNLAISGIMAVLVLYALDVLRVPPAGYGLFAAAAIVGGVAGALGASRLAARLGTVPALRAVLAVETVALAGFALARGPVPGGFALAVFAAGTVVWNSLCASYGQRHVPAGLLGRVGAAQRMVGLLTAPVGAAVAGLAAAAYGTVPVAGAAAGTFALVTLAAWRTLRPAEPGVLTPTGAA; this is encoded by the coding sequence ATGACCTCCTCCCCTCTCGGCCGGGACTTCCGGCTGCTCTGGTCCGCGGCCGTGTCGTCGCGGTTCGGGGACGCGCTGCGTACGCCGGCACTGGCCCTGTTGGCCGCGGCGGTGACCCGCGACCCCCGGATCATCGCGGCGATCACCGTGGCCGGCCAACTGCCGCCGTTGCTCTTCGGCCTGCTCGGTGGCGTGTACGCGGACCGCTGGGACCGTCGTCGGACGATGGCCCTGGTCGACGGGGTACGCGCCATCGTGGTGGCGGCGCTGGCCGTGACGGTCGCCCTGGACCGGATCAGCGTTGCGGTGCTGCTGGTGGCGGCGTTCCTGCTCGCCGCGCTGGGCACCCTCTTCGACTCCGCCTCGTTCGCGCTGCTGCCCGCGCTGGTGCTGCCGGACGCGCTGCCCCGGGCGAACGGTCGACTTCAGGCGGGCGCTGCGGTGGCCGGGGGTTTCCTCGGCGCACCCGCCGCCGGTGTCCTCTTCGCCGTCGCCCCGGCTCTCCCGTTCGCGGTCGACGCCCTCACCTTCGCCGCGGCCGCCCTGCTCGTGCTGGCCCTGGCTCCCGTCCCGAGCGCGCATCCGCGGCCGGCCGTGCGGCGCGGGTCGGTGTGGAGCGAGATCGTCGAAGGGCTGCGCTGGTTGCGCGCGCACCGGGTCCTGTGGCGGGTGACCCTGCTGGCCGCCGCGAGCAACCTGGCGATCAGCGGAATCATGGCGGTGCTGGTGCTCTACGCACTGGACGTGCTGCGGGTGCCGCCCGCCGGGTACGGGCTGTTCGCCGCCGCTGCCATCGTCGGCGGTGTGGCGGGGGCTCTCGGCGCGAGTCGGCTCGCCGCCCGGCTCGGCACGGTGCCGGCGCTGCGCGCGGTGCTCGCCGTGGAGACCGTGGCGCTGGCCGGTTTCGCGCTTGCCCGGGGTCCGGTGCCGGGCGGCTTCGCGCTGGCCGTCTTCGCGGCCGGCACCGTGGTGTGGAACAGCCTTTGTGCGTCGTACGGGCAGCGGCACGTGCCGGCCGGGCTGCTCGGCCGGGTGGGTGCGGCCCAGCGGATGGTCGGTCTGCTCACCGCACCGGTCGGGGCGGCGGTCGCCGGGCTGGCCGCCGCGGCGTACGGCACGGTGCCGGTTGCGGGCGCGGCGGCGGGCACGTTCGCGCTGGTCACCCTGGCCGCCTGGCGGACACTGCGGCCGGCTGAGCCCGGCGTGCTGACCCCCACCGGCGCGGCCTAG
- a CDS encoding TetR/AcrR family transcriptional regulator, producing MTVEQQARGAAGAGRRRSRKDEILEIAVGLFAARGYHGVSMDDIGAAAGVTGPALYHHFAGKEAMLAAALIPVSEGLLAGGRERAAGRPDDPRGVLESLIDFHVEFALANPAVIALHLHELDRLPEEPRRRIRRLQRLYVEEWVTVLTALHPGMPDGEARVLAHAAFGLMNSTPFLGGEVDRRRRAELLRDATLAALLA from the coding sequence GTGACGGTGGAGCAGCAGGCACGGGGTGCGGCGGGTGCGGGCCGGCGCAGATCCCGCAAGGACGAAATCCTGGAGATCGCGGTCGGTCTGTTCGCCGCCCGCGGCTATCACGGCGTGTCGATGGATGACATCGGCGCGGCGGCCGGTGTCACCGGTCCGGCGCTCTACCACCACTTCGCCGGCAAGGAGGCGATGCTGGCCGCCGCGCTGATCCCGGTGAGCGAGGGTTTGCTGGCCGGCGGGCGGGAACGCGCCGCCGGGCGCCCGGACGACCCGCGTGGTGTGTTGGAGTCGCTGATCGACTTTCACGTCGAGTTCGCGCTGGCCAACCCGGCGGTGATCGCGTTGCACCTGCACGAGCTGGACCGCCTGCCGGAGGAGCCGCGGCGGCGGATCCGTCGCCTGCAACGGCTCTACGTCGAGGAGTGGGTCACCGTGCTGACCGCGCTGCATCCGGGTATGCCCGATGGTGAGGCGCGGGTGCTCGCGCACGCCGCGTTCGGCCTGATGAATTCGACCCCGTTCCTCGGTGGCGAGGTGGACCGGCGACGCCGCGCCGAGTTGCTGCGCGACGCCACCCTGGCCGCTCTGCTCGCCTGA